In Deltaproteobacteria bacterium, the DNA window TCTCTGCGGCGCCTCCGGCTGGGTCGGCCTCCAGACGGCAATCCATACACTGAAGAAACGAACAAACACACTCCCCTGGCTCCTCCCCGAGGAAACCCTCCTGGCCCACTGTCTCGACTGCAAGGGGTTCGCCGTTCTCTTCTCGAGCCTGCTGACGATTTGCGGGTTCAATAACGAATTGTGGATCGGTCTTGCCGGAGACGGTGAAAACGGGCACGCCTGGGTTGTAATTGAAGACGGGGGGGGGCGAATTGCCGTGGACCAAATGAATGGTCTGGGGGTTCCTGAAGCGGTCTACCTCAAAGAACACCGTTTCGCGATGACGATCTCCCTCTGAGGCCCCACGACAATCCTTTCCGGTTCACAATCATACAACAATCACGGCATACTGGAAGACAAAGTCTGATTGCCGTCATCACTCACGAAATCCCGACGACTCAGGAGGACGTTTTTTTCACCTCTCCCGTTCGTCCGAAAGGACCGATGGTCTTGTCCCCGTACCGGATCAGCAGACCGCCTGCATTTCCGATATCCAGTTTCATCGATTCAACCATACTAACCTGAAGGTCCTCCCCCTTCCGGAGCGTGACGTCATAGTCCTTCTCTCCATCCACATTTACGGACAGCCAGGTCAGGTCCCCGGCAACCAGGTGAATGACGAGAGGAGCGGGAAGGGCCTTTTGCCGGGAAACGGGTTTCGGGGAGGAATCGGCCGCAGACGGAACCGACCGAGGCCTTCGGTGTCGTCCCGGCAGGGGACTGCAACTCCCTGACCGGGAGATTCTCGCCATCTTCAGCCTCCGGTCCCGCAGTCATCGTCGGAGACGTCTCGTTTTTCTGCTCCGTCGCAGGGAACATCTCCTCAAAACCGACCTTGAACCGGTCTTTGGGCGAAATTTCCGGGTGGAACCAGAATCGAATCCCGAGATAGAGAAGCCCCCCGAGGAGCAGCAGGATCAGGAAACCCCAGATCCACAGAGAACGGCCCCGGACCGGCTTCGCATCCATATTGGAAGAATCCTTTTGTGAAGCCGGATGCGACACGGCAGGTTCCGGCCCTTTTTGATACTCATGGTACCGAAGAAGCGCTTCATCAGGATCAAGACCGATATACCGGGCATAACTGCGAATGAACCCCTTGATAAAAACCGGGGCGGGAAGACGATTTTCGTTATCCTCTTCCAGTGCCTCCAGGTATCGGAAACTGACCTTGGTGTCATCGGCGATCTCCCGCAGAGAGATCTCCCGCAGTTCCCGTTCCCGCTTCAGGTACTCTCCAAAAGAGGGTTTTGAAGCACCTTCCGTAATCTTACGCAACAACCGCTGTTCCTTCTTTTCCATGGGGGTATCCGATCCCGGCGGACGGTCCTATTCCAGCAGGTCAATATATTTACGAGCATCCTCTTTCAGGGTACTGTCGGGAGACAGGTTCAGGGCCGCACGAAAATGCTCCAGTGCATTTTTCCCATCTGCATTCTTGAAATAGGAAAGCCCCAGCCCGTAATGAATATTTGCAAGATCTTTGTCTTTTTTCCGCTGCTTATCCGAATTCGTCTCCTCCGGTCTCTGCATTTTTGTATATCGATCCAGCGCCTCCGTCAACACCCGGATCGCCTCTCCCATCCGGTTGGAGCGATAGTAAAACTTCCACAAATCAAACGAGGCGGAGAGGAGTAGTGGATCAAGAGATAGAGCCCTTTTGAGCGAGGTCTCCGCCTGTTCCGGCTGTCCCATCAACTGTTGACAGAGACCGATATTCTGCAGGGCCAGCGCCGGGGTCCCGTAATAAGGATCTTTCAGCACCTTACGGAACTCTTTGACGGCATCGGGACAACGATTCTCTCCGGCGAACAGCGTTCCCAGATTCATCCGCGCCTCCGAATAGCCCGGACGGATCGAGAGGGCCTTCCGGTAGGACTTCTCCGCCTCCCGGTAGCGTTTCGTATAAAAATGAACCAGGCCCAGGGCATTGTCAATCCGGGCATCCTTCGGATTCAGGGCCTGTGCCTTCCGAAGCTGAACCAGGGCCGCCTGGTAGTTCTCTTCACCGAGATACCCGATCCCCAGGTCATAGTAGGTCGCGGCAATCTGTTTTTTCTTCGTTTTTTTTGTATGATATGCCATGCAGGCGGGAAGTGTTGCGGCAAACAGGACGATGAGGGTGACGGCAATGACCTTCCTGCACATCAGATATCCTCAAAATAAGTCAGAGTCTTGAACATTTTGAAACGTTTCTCGATATCCCGATAGGAAATTTCGCAAAGACGTTTCACGCTGAAATCTTCCACATTGTAGGAAGCCATCACACTGCCAAAGATGATGGCACGGCGCAGGGTCTCGTCGTTGATATTCTGCACATTGGAAAGGTAGCCCATCATCCCGCCGGCGAAAGAGTCCCCGGCCCCGGTGGGATCGAATACGGCATCAAGGGGATAGGCGGGAGCGGAAAAGGTCTGCGAACCATTAAACATGAGAACCCCGTACTCTCCCCGTTTGATAATCAGGATTTTCGGGCCATAGGAATGAATCTTCCGGGCGGCCTGAACCAGATTGACCTCCTCCGTCAACTGCCGCGCCTCGGCGTCATTGATGGTCAGCATATCCACCCGTTTCAACGCCTCGATCAGGGCATCCCGTTTCCCCCCGATCCAGAAATTCATTGTGTCAAGACCGACGAACTCGGGATTACGGACCTGCCCCAGGACCTTCATCTGAAGTTCCGGGTCGATATTCCCCAGGAAGACATACCGGCTGTCCCGATAGCTCTCGGGAATCTCGGGGGAGAAGGATTCAAAGACATTC includes these proteins:
- a CDS encoding DUF4115 domain-containing protein, with protein sequence MDGEKDYDVTLRKGEDLQVSMVESMKLDIGNAGGLLIRYGDKTIGPFGRTGEVKKTSS
- a CDS encoding tetratricopeptide repeat protein, which codes for MCRKVIAVTLIVLFAATLPACMAYHTKKTKKKQIAATYYDLGIGYLGEENYQAALVQLRKAQALNPKDARIDNALGLVHFYTKRYREAEKSYRKALSIRPGYSEARMNLGTLFAGENRCPDAVKEFRKVLKDPYYGTPALALQNIGLCQQLMGQPEQAETSLKRALSLDPLLLSASFDLWKFYYRSNRMGEAIRVLTEALDRYTKMQRPEETNSDKQRKKDKDLANIHYGLGLSYFKNADGKNALEHFRAALNLSPDSTLKEDARKYIDLLE
- a CDS encoding sugar kinase, translating into MSLLVVGSVAFDSVKTPFGEVEEAQGGSAFYFSLAAGFFNDIRMVAVVGEDFPEEQIDLLKNRNVDTEGLQRVSGRTFRWKGEYGYELNEAHTLDTQLNVFESFSPEIPESYRDSRYVFLGNIDPELQMKVLGQVRNPEFVGLDTMNFWIGGKRDALIEALKRVDMLTINDAEARQLTEEVNLVQAARKIHSYGPKILIIKRGEYGVLMFNGSQTFSAPAYPLDAVFDPTGAGDSFAGGMMGYLSNVQNINDETLRRAIIFGSVMASYNVEDFSVKRLCEISYRDIEKRFKMFKTLTYFEDI
- a CDS encoding helix-turn-helix domain-containing protein; its protein translation is MEKKEQRLLRKITEGASKPSFGEYLKRERELREISLREIADDTKVSFRYLEALEEDNENRLPAPVFIKGFIRSYARYIGLDPDEALLRYHEYQKGPEPAVSHPASQKDSSNMDAKPVRGRSLWIWGFLILLLLGGLLYLGIRFWFHPEISPKDRFKVGFEEMFPATEQKNETSPTMTAGPEAEDGENLPVRELQSPAGTTPKASVGSVCGRFLPETRFPAKGPSRSSRHSPGCRGPDLAVRKCGWREGL